The following is a genomic window from Halalkalicoccus subterraneus.
GGGACGGCGTGGTCGATTCTCTCGCGCTCCAGGTCGGCGGTGACCCGCTCGACGGCGTCGAGCGCCGCGTCGAGCTCCTCGACGGTCGCGACCAGCGGGAACATCACCGAGAGACGGCCCTCGCCTGCGGCGGCCCGAAGCAGTGCGCGGAGCTGTGTCTCGAACAACTCTCCATCGATCCCGAGCGACCGGCGGATCCCCCGCACGCCGAGAAACGGGTTGTCGCTTTCGGGCTGGTCGAGATAGGGGATCGGCTTGTCGCCGCCGACGTCGAGGGTGCGAACGACGACCCGGCCGTCGGGAAAGGTCGACAGCGCCTCGCGGTAGGTCTCGTACTGTTCGTCCTCGTCGGGCGGCGATTCCCGATCGAGAAAGAGGAACTCGGTACGAAAGAGCCCGATCCCGTCGGCGCCCTGCTCGCACGCGCCCGAGAGCTCCGCGAGCGTGCCGACGTTCGCCGCGACCTCGATCGGGCGCCCATCGGCGGTCTCGACCGGCTCGTCGATGACCGGGACTTCGTGGGTCGTCGCGGCACGCTCTTTGGTCGCCTCGTCGGGATCGACGATCACCTCGCCGGCCTCGCCGTCGACGACGAGTTCGGCGCCTTCCTCGATCTCCAGGAGATCGTCGCCGAGGCCGACGACCGCGGGTAGTCCGAGCGATCGCGCGAAGATCGCGGCGTGGGAGGTTCGCCCCCCGAGCGCGGTCGCAAAGCCCGCGACCCGCTCGGGGTCGAGCCGTGCGGTGTCGCTCGGCGTGAGGCGTTCGGCCACCAGGATCGATCCTTCGGGGAGCGTGGCGAGGTCCGTTTTCTCGCCGCCCGTGAGGATCGCGAGCAATCGGTCCCGGACGTCCCGCAGGTCGTCGGCGCGTTCTGCCGTCCGGCCGTCCATCCCTTCGAACTGCTCGATGGGGTCCGCGAAGGCCTCGCGGACGGCATGGCCCGCTGGGAGGCCGCCGTCGATGGCGTCCTCGACGCCCGATTCGATCGACGGGTCGGTGAGGAACTGGATCTGCGCGCCGAACACCTCGGCTTCCTCCTCGCCGATGCGGTCGCGGGCGCGCTCGCGCTCGCTTTCGAGGTCGGCTTCCGCCGTGGCACGGGCGTCCTCGAAGCGCTTGCGCTCGGCGTCGGGGTCGACGTTCTCGGGTGGTTCACCGAGCTCGATCCCCTCGGCGTGACGGACCGCACGACCGACGCCCGAGCGTGGCGTGACCCCGACGCCCGAAAGCGTTCTCACTGTCCTTCTTCACCCCCTTCTGGCGTCGAGAGGACGGTTTCGAGCGCGTCGAGTGCGGCTTCGGCGTCCTCGCCCTCGGCGCTTAGTCTGACTTCGTCGCCGTGTTTCGCGCCGAGGCTCGTCACCGCGATCATGCTGCTCGCGGAGACCCCCTCGCCGTTGACGGGACCGACGGTGATCTCGGCGTCGTACTCGTTTGCGGTCTCGACGAACGTCGCGGCCGGCCGCGCGTGCAGGCCGGCCTCGGGAACGATCTCGACGACTCGTTCCATCAGGCGACCGCCTCCTTCAGCGTTTCTCTGACGTCTTCGGGCGACTCTGCGGCGTGAAGCGACTCGCGCACGTCCTCGTGCATGAGCGCGCGTGAAAGCGAACTGAGCATGTTCAGGTGGTCCTCACTTCCCCCTTCGGGAACCAGCAGCATGAAGATCAGCGTTGCGGGCTTATCGTCCATCGCGTCGAAATCGACGCCCCGCTCCGAGCGGGCGAACACGACCGTCGGCTGAGTCACGGCGTTGGTCTGGGCGTGGGGGATGCCGATACCCAACCCTACTCCGGTGGTCGTCTCCTCCTCGCGGGCCAAAAGCGCCGCGAGGGCGGCCTCGCGGTCCTCGACTCGATCGGCCTCGACGGCCATGTCGAGCAGATGCTCGATGCAGGCCTCCTTTTCGGCTGGTGGTTCTGCTAGCGTTACGAGTTCGGTCGGCAGCAGCGTGTCGATGTCCTGTGGGTCCATTGATCTATCAGTCTGCACTCTGTGGTTCGTCCGCGATTCGGTCCTCGAAGTCGGGTTTGATCAGCGTCGCGATCGTCGCCGTGACGAGCGTCCCGAGCGCGATACAGCCGACGAACAGCAGCGCGCTGTTCGACAGGAAGATCACGAAGATGCCGCCGTGGGGCGCGGGCATCGTTACGCTGAGCGCCATGGCGGCCGCCCCCGCTGTGGCGCTGCCGGCGACGGCGCTGGGAATCACGCGAAGCGGGTCCGCGGCCGCATACGGGATCGCACCCTCGGTGATGAACGAGAGGCCGAGGGGCACCGCGGCCTTCGCGTTCTCGTACATCTCGGCGGCGTACTTCTCGGGCGCGATGAAGTTCGACAGCGCAAGCCCCAGCGGCGGGACCATGCCCGCGATCATCACGGCGGCCATCGGCGCGTAGATCTGGTCGGCGACGAGCACGGTCCCGAAGACGTACGCGACCTTGTTGATCGGGCCGCCCATGTCAGCGGCCATCATCGCGCCGATGATCGCCCCGAGCAACAGCGCGTTGCTCCCCTCAAGTCCCGAGAGAAAGCCCGTCAGCGCACTGTCGACGAGCGCGATCGGAACGCCCAGTCCGACGATCACGACCGGCGCG
Proteins encoded in this region:
- a CDS encoding PTS fructose transporter subunit IIC — encoded protein: MATKDTTEDRMRAHLTSVKEDLMTGVSFMIPFVTIGGIFLAIGFAIGDTENVFEQTGTLGWYFAQIGNLGLTIMIPILGGYIAYAIADRPGLAPGFILSYAVQQEPLIAAAGELVGFDAEGAVAGFLGAIVAGLLAGYVARWLKRRNVPGMIEPMMPVLIIPVVTTLVLAPVVIVGLGVPIALVDSALTGFLSGLEGSNALLLGAIIGAMMAADMGGPINKVAYVFGTVLVADQIYAPMAAVMIAGMVPPLGLALSNFIAPEKYAAEMYENAKAAVPLGLSFITEGAIPYAAADPLRVIPSAVAGSATAGAAAMALSVTMPAPHGGIFVIFLSNSALLFVGCIALGTLVTATIATLIKPDFEDRIADEPQSAD
- the ptsP gene encoding phosphoenolpyruvate--protein phosphotransferase; this encodes MRTLSGVGVTPRSGVGRAVRHAEGIELGEPPENVDPDAERKRFEDARATAEADLESERERARDRIGEEEAEVFGAQIQFLTDPSIESGVEDAIDGGLPAGHAVREAFADPIEQFEGMDGRTAERADDLRDVRDRLLAILTGGEKTDLATLPEGSILVAERLTPSDTARLDPERVAGFATALGGRTSHAAIFARSLGLPAVVGLGDDLLEIEEGAELVVDGEAGEVIVDPDEATKERAATTHEVPVIDEPVETADGRPIEVAANVGTLAELSGACEQGADGIGLFRTEFLFLDRESPPDEDEQYETYREALSTFPDGRVVVRTLDVGGDKPIPYLDQPESDNPFLGVRGIRRSLGIDGELFETQLRALLRAAAGEGRLSVMFPLVATVEELDAALDAVERVTADLERERIDHAVPELGVMIETPSAVLMAEELAARCDFLSIGTNDLAQYVMAAARDDEGVADLHDPLHPAVVRAIARTAEAAGANDAWVGMCGEMAGDPDLTELLVGLGLDELSM
- a CDS encoding PTS sugar transporter subunit IIA, which produces MDPQDIDTLLPTELVTLAEPPAEKEACIEHLLDMAVEADRVEDREAALAALLAREEETTTGVGLGIGIPHAQTNAVTQPTVVFARSERGVDFDAMDDKPATLIFMLLVPEGGSEDHLNMLSSLSRALMHEDVRESLHAAESPEDVRETLKEAVA
- the ptsH1 gene encoding phosphocarrier protein HPr, which produces MERVVEIVPEAGLHARPAATFVETANEYDAEITVGPVNGEGVSASSMIAVTSLGAKHGDEVRLSAEGEDAEAALDALETVLSTPEGGEEGQ